One stretch of Akkermansia sp. RCC_12PD DNA includes these proteins:
- a CDS encoding glycosyltransferase family 2 protein, whose amino-acid sequence MNEEPDFSIVTPSYNYAQYIRECIESVKSQEGVTFEHIVQEAGSTDGTREILKEYSHLRVYEEKDSGMSDGINRGFRRARGRWVMWFNTDDRLLPGALAAVKRFVEEHPEADVVYGAWNFIDKDGNHIRSMKALPFCENMLIWYGCYLPSTSLFFRRSTIMDEGFLVDERFKFIMDGEYYVRLSRAGKKFLNFNHLLADFRLHGGNISAEHREKADMETELYRQKLQGEDAAIRRVYGYAFKRFSYNYVLDGLLKEAYRVKKLFLNVVTPWK is encoded by the coding sequence ATGAATGAGGAACCGGATTTTTCAATTGTCACGCCTAGTTATAATTATGCGCAATATATACGGGAGTGCATAGAGAGCGTGAAGTCCCAGGAAGGTGTGACGTTTGAACATATTGTCCAGGAAGCCGGATCCACTGACGGGACGAGGGAGATTTTAAAGGAGTATTCCCACCTCCGGGTGTATGAAGAGAAGGATTCCGGCATGTCGGATGGCATTAACCGCGGCTTCCGCCGTGCCAGAGGCAGGTGGGTGATGTGGTTTAATACTGATGACAGGCTGCTTCCCGGGGCATTGGCTGCCGTAAAGAGATTTGTGGAAGAGCATCCGGAGGCCGATGTCGTCTATGGAGCATGGAATTTTATTGATAAGGACGGCAACCATATCCGGTCCATGAAGGCATTGCCTTTCTGTGAAAATATGTTGATCTGGTATGGGTGCTACCTGCCTTCCACATCCTTGTTTTTTCGCCGTTCAACGATTATGGATGAAGGGTTTCTGGTGGACGAGCGGTTCAAGTTTATTATGGATGGTGAGTATTACGTGCGCTTGAGTCGTGCGGGAAAGAAATTTTTGAATTTCAATCATTTGCTGGCGGATTTTCGGCTGCATGGCGGAAATATCAGTGCAGAGCACAGGGAAAAGGCTGATATGGAGACTGAACTTTACCGGCAGAAATTGCAAGGGGAGGATGCCGCCATCAGGCGCGTGTACGGATATGCTTTTAAACGGTTCAGCTACAATTATGTTTTGGACGGCCTTCTGAAAGAGGCGTACCGAGTTAAAAAGCTGTTTTTGAATGTAGTTACCCCCTGGAAATAG
- the ruvX gene encoding Holliday junction resolvase RuvX: MTSQHPALGIDYGEARIGIAATDPVGIMAHPVETIHRRQTDAVTRIVQIVQERGIRTLVLGLPVRMDGTEGSAAVKVRAFGRELSAALPGLPLIFMDECLTTVIAQEKLHAAGKKTKSFRPVIDQVAAVEILSSWLDSTLC, from the coding sequence ATGACCAGCCAGCATCCCGCCCTGGGCATCGACTACGGAGAAGCCCGCATAGGCATAGCGGCCACGGACCCGGTGGGCATCATGGCCCATCCTGTGGAAACCATTCACAGGCGGCAGACGGACGCCGTCACCCGCATCGTGCAGATTGTTCAGGAACGGGGCATCCGCACCCTGGTGCTCGGCCTCCCCGTACGCATGGACGGCACGGAAGGCAGTGCGGCTGTCAAGGTGCGCGCCTTCGGCAGGGAACTCTCCGCCGCCCTGCCCGGCCTTCCCCTTATCTTCATGGACGAATGCCTCACGACCGTCATCGCCCAGGAAAAACTGCACGCCGCCGGAAAAAAGACGAAGAGCTTCCGGCCCGTGATCGACCAGGTGGCCGCCGTGGAAATCCTCAGCTCCTGGCTGGACTCTACTCTGTGCTGA
- a CDS encoding mannose-1-phosphate guanylyltransferase has translation MNQYALILAGGSGTRFWPLSRDHRPKQLLNIIGEDTLLRQAIDRLDGLVPRQNIFILTNHLQEAEVRRQAPDIPADNIVSEPVRRDTAPAIALGIGLIKATDPHGVMLVIPSDQLIRDREDFRALMQAAMDTAAQEKALVTVGIKPTWPCPSYGYIERGEETPCASPAHSCREVLRFKEKPDTKTAASYLAQGNFCWNAGMFVWSIPAVCEQLDKHCPELASFVEHIAEAPDPHHALQEEFPSLTPISIDFALMEHADRVLNFEATFDWDDVGSWISVSDYLESHNRNKTNTDITVQDASGNIVFSQGGDKHVALLGVENLIVVETADAILIANRDKADDIKKIVNQLPDELR, from the coding sequence ATGAATCAATACGCTCTCATTCTGGCCGGCGGCAGTGGTACGCGCTTCTGGCCGCTCTCACGGGACCACCGCCCCAAGCAGCTCCTCAACATCATTGGGGAAGACACCCTGCTCCGCCAGGCCATCGACCGGCTGGACGGCCTCGTCCCCAGGCAGAACATCTTCATCCTCACCAACCATTTGCAGGAAGCGGAAGTGCGCCGCCAGGCGCCGGACATCCCCGCGGACAACATCGTATCCGAACCCGTCCGTCGTGACACGGCGCCCGCCATCGCCCTGGGCATCGGACTCATCAAGGCGACGGACCCGCACGGCGTCATGCTCGTCATCCCGTCCGACCAGCTCATTCGGGACCGGGAAGACTTCCGCGCCCTGATGCAGGCTGCCATGGACACCGCCGCCCAGGAAAAAGCCCTCGTCACCGTAGGCATCAAGCCCACTTGGCCGTGCCCTTCCTACGGATACATTGAACGCGGGGAGGAAACGCCCTGCGCCTCTCCGGCCCATTCCTGCCGTGAAGTTCTGCGCTTCAAGGAAAAACCGGATACGAAAACAGCCGCCTCCTACCTGGCGCAGGGCAACTTCTGCTGGAACGCGGGCATGTTCGTCTGGAGCATTCCCGCCGTTTGCGAGCAACTGGACAAGCACTGCCCGGAACTGGCCTCCTTTGTGGAACACATTGCAGAAGCGCCGGATCCTCATCACGCCCTCCAGGAGGAATTCCCCTCACTCACTCCCATTTCCATCGACTTCGCGCTGATGGAACACGCCGACCGGGTACTCAACTTTGAAGCCACCTTCGACTGGGATGACGTAGGCTCGTGGATCTCCGTGTCAGACTATCTGGAAAGCCACAACCGGAACAAAACCAACACGGATATCACCGTGCAGGACGCCTCCGGCAATATCGTCTTCTCTCAGGGCGGGGACAAGCACGTGGCCCTGCTGGGCGTGGAAAACCTCATTGTCGTGGAAACGGCGGACGCCATCCTCATCGCCAACAGGGACAAGGCGGACGATATCAAGAAAATCGTCAACCAGCTCCCGGACGAACTCAGATGA
- a CDS encoding isoprenyl transferase has product MHTIPKEKLPRHIACIMDGNGRWAHSRGLPRRAGHRAGADTVERCVDFCISHGIPWLTLYAFSSENWNRPKTEVQALMLLLHDFLKKRLREMKNKGVRLLAIGDTSRLPKRTRELLERSIEQTAGNTKINLVLALSYGSRAEIAGAARKIAEKISAGELHPDAITEETFGQYLDTAGMPDPDLLIRTSGEMRISNFLLWQISYAELYLTDTLWPDFSERDMEMAVKDYARRTRRFGGI; this is encoded by the coding sequence ATGCACACCATCCCCAAGGAAAAACTGCCGCGCCATATCGCCTGCATCATGGACGGCAACGGCCGCTGGGCGCACAGCCGCGGACTGCCGCGCCGCGCCGGACACCGGGCGGGGGCTGACACCGTAGAACGTTGCGTTGACTTCTGCATCTCCCACGGCATTCCCTGGCTCACCTTGTACGCTTTCTCCTCGGAAAACTGGAACCGTCCCAAAACGGAAGTGCAGGCCCTGATGCTCCTGTTGCATGACTTCCTAAAAAAGCGCCTCCGGGAAATGAAAAACAAAGGCGTGCGTCTCCTCGCCATCGGGGACACTAGCCGCCTGCCCAAACGCACCAGGGAACTGCTGGAACGCAGCATTGAGCAAACCGCCGGAAATACCAAAATCAATCTCGTCCTCGCCCTCTCCTACGGAAGCCGGGCTGAAATCGCGGGAGCGGCCAGGAAGATCGCAGAAAAAATCTCCGCCGGGGAACTCCATCCGGACGCCATTACGGAAGAAACGTTCGGTCAGTACCTGGACACTGCCGGCATGCCGGACCCGGACCTGCTTATCCGCACCTCCGGAGAAATGAGGATTTCCAACTTCCTGCTCTGGCAGATCAGCTATGCGGAACTCTACCTCACGGACACCCTCTGGCCGGACTTCAGCGAACGGGACATGGAAATGGCCGTCAAGGACTACGCCCGCAGAACGCGCCGTTTCGGCGGCATCTGA